One Spinacia oleracea cultivar Varoflay chromosome 4, BTI_SOV_V1, whole genome shotgun sequence DNA segment encodes these proteins:
- the LOC110796720 gene encoding cytochrome c oxidase subunit 5C, protein MMTEPKPELSKSSSQFTNHKPSFLVVRLAISAFPNLRLSHPILHFRLFSLVINMAGAKVAHAVLKGPSVTKEIFIGLGLGLVAGTMWKMHHWNEQRKVRSFYDMLEKGQISVVVEE, encoded by the exons ATGATGACTGAGCCGAAACCCGAACTATCAAAGTCTTCCTCACAATTCACAAATCACAAACCATCGTTTTTGGTTGTTCGATTGGCGATTTCTGCATTTCCAAATCTTCGCCTCTCTCATCCTATTCTCCATTTCCGCCTTTTCTCTCTG GTGATTAATATGGCTGGCGCAAAGGTTGCTCATGCTGTCTTGAAAGGTCCAAGTGTTACGAAAGAAATATTTATTGGACTTGGACTCGGGTTGGTTGCTGGTACAATGTGGAAGATGCACCACTGGAACGAGCAGAGGAAAGTTCGATCCTTCTATGACATGCTGGAGAAAGGCCAGATCAGTGTCGTTGTAGAAGAGTAA
- the LOC110796721 gene encoding probable rRNA-processing protein EBP2 homolog, protein MVVLKTYPSSINGNEIEDDDDLDTMVSDSDSELESGSEDGEENDDIKLTEPSKTAINNKEGLLEKLSEIIWPEDADWMHKLSIVIDQEQKVDVNDDLAREALFYTQALQGTREAFAKIESKGIPYLRPSDYYAEMVKTDAHMGKVKSKLLVEKKQIEEQDERRKSREAKKISKQVQAEKMKERAKEKKDSIESVKKWRKQREKTGFSNDKESSFEESGAFKGKHRGPPGASPGGGKTKKFDGKDGGGGGGKRRGPHGIAPGDRSGGKAKQFDGKGERGNDRKRKSRDFKDSKFGYGGRKGGKKQNTAETTNDFKGFNKNNKNSSNSHSGNKRRKQF, encoded by the coding sequence ATGGTTGTGCTCAAGACATATCCTTCTTCCATCAATGGAAATGAaattgaagatgatgatgatttaGACACAATGGTGAGTGATTCAGACTCTGAACTAGAATCTGGAtcagaagatggtgaagaaaacGACGACATAAAGCTAACAGAACCGTCAAAGACTGCCATCAATAACAAGGAAGGTCTACTTGAAAAGCTTAGTGAGATAATCTGGCCCGAAGATGCTGATTGGATGCACAAACTGTCAATTGTTATCGATCAAGAACAAAAAGTTGATGTGAATGACGATCTTGCTCGTGAGGCTTTGTTCTACACACAAGCATTACAAGGAACAAGAGAAGCCTTTGCAAAGATCGAATCGAAAGGGATCCCGTATCTACGACCTTCTGATTACTATGCTGAGATGGTGAAGACCGATGCTCATATGGGTAAAGTTAAGAGCAAGCTTTTGGTAGAGAAGAAgcaaattgaagaacaagatgAGAGGAGGAAATCTAGGGAAGCTAAGAAGATCTCGAAACAGGTTCAGGCTGAAAAGATGAAGGAACGGGCTAAGGAGAAGAAGGATAGCATTGAGTCTGTTAAGAAATGGAGGAAACAGAGGGAAAAGACCGGGTTTTCAAACGATAAGGAGTCGTCCTTCGAGGAGAGTGGCGCGTTCAAAGGGAAACACAGAGGGCCACCTGGCGCATCCCCGGGAGGTGGGAAGACGAAAAAGTTTGACGGGAaggatggtggtggtggaggaggGAAGCGTAGAGGGCCCCACGGGATAGCACCGGGAGATAGGTCTGGTGGGAAGGCGAAACAGTTTGATGGGAAGGGTGAAAGGGGAAATGACAGGAAGAGGAAGAGTCGGGATTTTAAGGATTCTAAGTTCGGGTATGGTGGCAGGAAAGGCGGGAAGAAGCAGAACACCGCGGAAACAACCAATGACTTCAAAGGGTTCAATAAGAATAATAAGAATAGTAGTAATTCTCATTCTGGTAATAAGAGAAGGAAgcaattttag
- the LOC110796742 gene encoding protein FAR1-RELATED SEQUENCE 5-like — MILYNEYAFSKGFGIRVGKGRKRQNSELYTMKRFLCSCEGVKDEKRKRTRSYARLDTRTGCTAFVQFSIGKDGVWTVVNHNMIHNHAMVPLNKRHLIRSQRKVSKEALYFMSTLKASGVKVSDTLRVLRKEVGGSPMVGFTASDAYNALSRAKANKLEGHDCHQLIKYFAQRNSSEEGFYYDFELSEEDGLLSFFWRDGRMKRDYDYFGDLLVFDTTYRTNKYDMICAPFVGMNHHANNVMFGMGFVINEKT; from the coding sequence ATGATTTTGTATAATGAATATGCTTTTAGTAAAGGTTTTGGTATTAGGGTTGGGAAAGGTCGGAAACGTCAAAACAGTGAACTTTATACTATGAAACGGTTCTTGTGTAGCTGCGAAGGGGTTAAAGATGAAAAAAGGAAGAGAACAAGGTCTTATGCTAGATTGGATACGCGTACTGGGTGTACTGCTTTTGTTCAGTTTTCTATTGGTAAGGATGGTGTGTGGACGGTTGTGAATCATAATATGATTCATAATCATGCTATGgttcctctaaataagaggcaTTTGATAAGATCACAAAGGAAGGTTAGTAAGGAGGCTCTTTACTTTATGTCTACTTTAAAAGCTAGTGGTGTTAAAGTGTCTGATAccttgagggttttgaggaaagAAGTAGGCGGATCTCCTATGGTTGGTTTTACAGCTAGTGATGCTTATAATGCTTTATCACGTGCAAAAGCTAATAAACTTGAAGGTCATGACTGTCATCAGTTAATCAAGTATTTTGCTCAGAGAAATTCCAGTGAAGAAGGTTTTTATTATGACTTTGAGCTTAGTGAAGAAGATGGACTTTTAAGTTTCTTTTGGCGTGATGGTAGGATGAAGAGAGATTATGATTATTTTGGGGATTTATTGGTTTTTGATACTACTTATAGGACCAATAAATATGATATGATTTGTGCTCCTTTTGTTGGTATGAACCATCATGCTAATAATGTTATGTTTGGAATGGGTTTTGTTATCAATGAAAAAACATAA